The following are encoded together in the Microcaecilia unicolor chromosome 12, aMicUni1.1, whole genome shotgun sequence genome:
- the LOC115481388 gene encoding keratin, type I cytoskeletal 47 kDa-like: MAFKQSAGSTRVSMGGGSTRVSMGGGSTRVSVGGGKGNFGGAACDAAGVSGGGSFGFAGGQGGFGGGHGGAFGSVQGGSFGGGFGGGQGGSFGGGFGGGQGGGFGGGFGGGQGGSFGGGFGGGQGGGFGGGFGGGQGGGFGGEFGHGGEGLLSGTEKETMQNLNDRLAAYLDKVRALETANSELEQKIKEWYEKHRPGGSTGKGPRDYSKYYPIIEDLKNKIIAATIDNAKIILQIDNARLAADDFRLKYENELTLRHTVEADINGLRRVLDELTLSKADLESQLESLTEEYALLKKNHDEEIKGLQSSGVGQLNVEMNAAPGTDLTKLLNDMRGQYEDLAEKNRKEAENRFNEASKALKQEISAGAEQMQSSKTEISDLRRILQGLEIELHSALAMKKSLEDTLAETEGRYCMEIAKIQAMISSTEEQLSEIRADMENQSAEYEVLLDIKTRLEMEIETYRRLLDGEGMGSGRGYQHDSSSSSRGSHGYQHDSSSSLSSRESPEPNKTRKIKTIVEDIVDGVVMKSTVQEREEAMK, encoded by the exons ATGGCTTTCAAACAGAGCGCTGGATCAACCAGGGTATCAATGGGAGGTGGATCAACCAGGGTATCAATGGGAGGTGGATCAACCAGGGTATcagtaggtggtggtaaaggAAACTTTGGTGGGGCCGCATGTGATGCTGCTGGGGTTTCTGGAGGGGGATCATTTGGTTTTGCTGGTGGCCAAGGTGGATTTGGAGGTGGCCATGGTGGTGCTTTTGGCAGTGTTCAAGGTGGTAGTTTCGGTGGTGGGTTTGGAGGTGGCCAAGGTGGCAGTTTTGGTGGAGGGTTTGGAGGTGGCCAAGGTGGCGGTTTTGGTGGAGGATTTGGAGGTGGCCAAGGTGGCAGTTTTGGTGGAGGATTTGGAGGTGGCCAAGGTGGCGGTTTTGGTGGAGGATTTGGAGGTGGTCAAGGTGGCGGTTTTGGTGGAGAGTTTGGCCATGGTGGTGAGGGACTCCTTTCTGGAACTGAAAAGGAAACCATGCAGAACCTGAATGATCGTCTAGCTGCCTATCTGGACAAGGTGCGAGCTTTAGAAACCGCAAATTCTGAGCTGGAGCAAAAAATCAAGGAGTGGTATGAGAAGCATCGCCCTGGTGGCTCTACTGGTAAAGGACCACGTGACTATAGTAAATATTACCCAATAATTGAAGATCTAAAGAACAAG ATTATCGCTGCCACGATTGACAATGCCAAGATCATTCTGCAAATTGATAATGCCAGGTTGGCTGCCGATGACTTTAGGCTGAA gtatgAGAATGAGTTGACCCTGCGCCACACCGTGGAGGCTGATATCAATGGCCTGCGTAGAGTCCTGGATGAGCTGACACTGTCCAAGGCTGACCTGGAGTCACAGTTGGAGAGCCTGACAGAGGAATATGCTTTGCTGAAGAAGAATCACGATGAG GAAATTAAAGGTTTGCAATCAAGTGGTGTTGGCCAACTCAATGTAGAAATGAATGCTGCTCCAGGCACTGACTTGACTAAGCTGCTCAATGACATGAGAGGACAGTATGAAGATCTTGCAGAGAAGAATCGCAAAGAAGCTGAAAACAGGTTCAATGAAGCA AGCAAAGCCTTGAAACAGGAAATCTCTGCAGGTGCTGAGCAGATGCAAAGCAGCAAGACCGAAATCTCAGATCTGAGACGCATTCTTCAGGGTTTGGAGATAGAGCTACACTCCGCACTCGCCATG AAAAAATCTCTGGAAGACACCTTGGCAGAAACAGAAGGTCGCTACTGTATGGAGATTGCAAAAATACAGGCCATGATTTCTAGTACAGAAGAGCAGCTGAGTGAAATCCGAGCAGATATGGAGAACCAGTCTGCAGAGTATGAAGTGCTCTTGGACATCAAGACCCGGTTGGAGATGGAGATTGAGACCTATCGCCGCCTGCTGGATGGAGAGGGAAT GGGAAGTGGCCGTGGGTATCAGCATGACTCCAGTTCCAGTTCTAGAGGTAGCCATGGGTATCAGCATGACTCCAGTTCCAGTTTAAGTTCCAGAG AATCTCCAGAACCAAATAAAACCAGAAAGATTAAGACAATCGTAGAGGACATAGTAGACGGCGTGGTTATGAAATCTACTGTACAAGAAAGAGAAGAGGCAATGAAGTAA